A single window of Nicotiana sylvestris chromosome 3, ASM39365v2, whole genome shotgun sequence DNA harbors:
- the LOC104215056 gene encoding uncharacterized protein: MGGVTSSMAAKLAFFPPSPPSYRIITDQVTGLLLLDTFPHRENVDVLKLPTRRGTEIVALYIRYPMATSTLLYSHGNAADVGQMYELFIQLSIHLKVNLMGYDYSGYGQSSGKPSEHNTYADIEAAYKCLEESYGAKQEDIILYGQSVGSGPTVDLAARLPRLRAVILHSPILSGLRVMYPVKRTYWFDIYKNIDKIPLVKCPVLVIHGTSDEVVDCSHGKQLWELCQEKYEPLWLKGGTHCDLELYPEYIRHLKKFVSTVEKPPSQRNLSRKSIDRPEQSRKSTDCFEGPRKSTDRREKPRKSTDKPEKLKNYDYKFSEDKISKLRMSFDQVERSRRSVEFFEKPRRSIDQQMEKARKSVDWLDRIRAG, encoded by the exons ATGGGTGGGGTAACGTCGTCTATGGCGGCGAAATTGGCTTTTTTTCCGCCGAGCCCACCATCCTACAGGATTATTACCGACCAAGTTACTGGTTTGTTACTGTTAGACACTTTTCCTCACCGTGAAAACGTCGACGTTTTGAAGCTGCCCACTCGCCGGGGAACGGAGATCGTCGCCCTTTACATTCGCTACCCAATGGCCACCTCAACTTTGCTTTACTCTCACGGTAACGCCGCTGATGTTGGTCAGATGTATGAGCTCTTCATCCAGCTTAGCATCCACCTTAAAGTCAATCTCATGGG ATATGACTACTCTGGCTATGGACAGTCATCTGGCAAG CCAAGTGAGCACAACACTTACGCAGATATTGAAGCTGCATACAAGTGTCTTGAAGAGAGCTATGGTGCAAAGCAGGAAGACATAATACTTTACGGGCAATCTGTTGGAAGTGGTCCCACCGTTGACCTGGCTGCTCGTTTGCCTCGATTAAGAGCAGTTATTTTGCATAGTCCCATTCTATCAGGTTTAAGGGTCATGTATCCAGTCAAACGCACATATTGGTTTGACATCTATAAG AATATCGACAAGATCCCATTGGTGAAATGTCCTGTCCTGGTCATTCAT GGCACTTCTGATGAAGTTGTTGACTGCTCTCACGGGAAACAACTATGGGAGCTATGCCAGGAAAAATATGAACCAttatggctcaaagggggaacACATTGTGACTTAGAACTATACCCCGAATACATCAGACATCTGAAGAAGTTTGTATCTACTGTTGAGAAACCTCCCTCTCAAAGAAACTTATCAAGAAAAAGTATAGACCGGCCTGAACAATCACGAAAGAGCACAGACTGTTTTGAAGGTCCAAGAAAAAGCACTGACCGGAGAGAGAAACCAAGGAAAAGCACAGATAAGCCCGAAAAATTGAAAAACTATGACTACAAGTTCAGTGAAGATAAAATTTCTAAGCTAAGGATGTCTTTTGATCAGGTAGAGAGGTCGAGGAGGAGTGTGGAATTTTTTGAGAAGCCTCGAAGAAGCATTGACCAGCAAATGGAAAAAGCGCGGAAAAGTGTGGACTGGCTAGATAGAATTAGAGCTGGTTGA